CACGATCCTGCAGATTCTCGGTGTTTCGATTCCCGCAACGTTCACCGGGGTACTCTGCGCAGCTCTTTACAGCTACAATCGCGGCAAGGATCTCGACAAGGATGAGGACTTCCAGAAGCTCATCTCCGACCCTGAGCAGAGGGAATATGTCTATGGCAACACGGAGAGCCTGATGGGCAAGGAGCTTCCTTCGTCCTATTACCGCGCAATGATGATTTTCTTTATAGGCATTCTCGTCATCGCTTGCCTCGGCAACTTCCCTGACCTGCTCCCGTCGTTTGAGAAGGGCGGCAAGATGGTGCATCCTTCCATGACGGACATCATTCAGATCATCATGCTTTCGATTGCGGCTATCATTCTCTATGCTTGTAAAGTCAAAGCTTCCGATGTCGGCAACAGCCAGGTCTTCCGTGCCGGCATCGTTGCGCTCGTCTCCGTGTACGGCGTCGCCTGGCTTGCAAATACGGCTTTCGCGTCTCATATGACAGTCATGAAGGAAGCTCTCGGCGCGGCTGTCCAGGATTATCCTTGGGCATACGCGATTCTCGCTTTCTTCACGTCAAAGCTCGTTAACTCACAAGCGGCGGCCATTGCCATCGTTGTTCCGATGGCTCTTGGTATCGGGATGGATCCGGTGCTTGTCATGTCGTTTATCTCGGCTTGCTACGGTTACTTCTTCCTTCCGACATATCCTTCCGACTTGGCTTGTATCGGCTTTGACCGTTCGGGTACGACGAAGATCGGTAAGTTCATCATCAATCACAGCTTCATGATACCGGGGCTTATCGGAGTTATTGCGGGCTGCGGCATGGGCTACGTCGTCGCGCATATCATTCTCTAAGGAAACCATTTCCGCAAGGAATACACAAACCTCCCTGTCTTATAACGATGCAGTCGACAAATTGCACGTTAGTAAGTGTAAAATAGTTCTCGGAGGGGGTTGCAAAAAGAGAAAGAGACCAGTACCCTAAAGTGTATGCTAACGAGGCGAATACACAAGAAGGAAGGTCTCTTATGGAAACTATTGTAACAGAAATCCTGGAAATAATAAAGGGTACAAAAGACAATATCTCCCAAGAAGAACAACTGCGCAGTTACTTTGAAACCCTGATATGCCGTGCAGTTAGTGAGGCATTCGAACGAATTGACAAAGAACTGGCAAAGCGATACGCAGCCAAAGGCTGGCACGTGGAACGGCTTGATGCACGGTGCGTGCAAGCAAGCTACGGAACGATTCAAATCCGTCGCAGGCGCATGAAAAAAGAAGGAGAAGCCAGTATATACCCCTTGGACAAAGAAGTGGGTATTCGCCCTTACCGGAGATACACCGCCTATTTGGAATACGTTATTGCCTGTATTGCAGCCAAGAGCGTCTACCGTGATACAGCCGCTGTCGTCAACCTGCTGAGTCCCGTCACGATAAGCCACCAACAAGTTGCACATGTCGTGAGACGAGTAGGAGAAACCTATGGTGCTTGGGAGAAATTGCAGGAAAGCACCGATCCCATGGAAGAGACAGAACTGCGCCGACCGGAAGTTCTCTACATCGAAGGGGATGGACTCATGCTGCACGGGCAGAATAAGAAACAGATCGAGCTCCATCGATTCCAAATCGCCGAAGGCGTGCAAGAAAACGGCAACCGTCGTACCCTTATTGGCACCCACTATGTAGCGAATCTCGATCACGAGAAAGCCAAAGAGAGTCTGCTGCACTATCTGGGGAGCCACTATGATCTAACCCATACCCTGGTTCTGAGCAACAGTGATGGAGGTGCCGGTTACACCTGCGGCGTCTTTGAAGAAATCCTTGGAAGCGTCGGCCAGCATGAGCACTTTCTGGATTGGTACCACGTACAAAGGAAATGCAGAGAACGCCTTTTATGGGCGAATTCGACCCTGTGTAAGAAACTACACAAAGCGCTGTATATACATGAGCGTGAGGAAGTGAGCCTTGTATTGGATACCGTGGAATCTATGTCCCAAGATGAGCGACAAACGGAACAAGTGGAGCTTCTTCGAAAGTACATAGAAAGAAACTGGATATACCTTGCCGGCTTGGAAGAACGAGGGATCGGGGAATACAGGAAGCTTTTGGGGACGTGTGAAAGCAACCATAGGCTCTACAGCTACCGGATGAAGAAGCAAGGCAGACGATGGAGTCGAGCCGGTGGCGAAGCGATGGTAAAGATCATCACTGGATTGAAGAACGGTGATCTGCGAGAGGCCATGGCGGCGAAGGCGGAGTGGTTCAATGCGAAGGTAGGAAGAGACTTCCGCGGAGCCGTGCGAGAGGCATTGAAAAGAAGAAAAAGCACGACATATGACGGGGTCCGACATGGGAGGATTACAGTAAGTGCGCCGATGAGCAGTGGGATTGGACATTTGTCCAAATGCTTTGCTTAGAGGCAAAAAAAGACTATGCCACGAAGGCAGACACATCAAGGGTGAAAACTCACCACCGAGAAAATCTTGACACATACTGCACGTTACTTTTCAGGGAGGTTTTATCTATTTTGTGCTATAATAATGGTGCAAAGATGTGACATTGCAGTTGAAAAATAGTAACATTTGTCCTACCTTATTTATGGGAAATAAGCTATACTGTAAGTATTCCGCACTTTATCGTGTGTATTTTAGGAGAGAAATCATGCAGGAAGTAAGAACCGAGGACTCTGTCGGGCGTATACTGTGTCACGATCTGACACAGATCATTCGCGGCGTAACGAAGGATGCGCGCTTTCGCAAGGGCCATGTTGTGCAAAAAGAGGATATACCGATTCTCTTATCCATGGGTAAAGAGCACCTCTACGTATGGGAAGAGGATGCAGCGATGCTGCATGAAGAGGATGCGGCGGCGATCCTGCGCGATCTGTGTCTCAATGCAGGGATGTCCGCGGGTGAACCGAAGGAAGGAAAAATTGAGATCAAAGCCGAAATCGACGGCGTTTTTTATGTGGATCGCAAACGATTTCAAGCAGTCAATATGCTTCCCGATATGAGTATGGCGACCATTCCCCAGTATATGCCTGTCAAAAAGGGGACGAAGCTCGCCGGCATGCGCATTGTTCCGCTCATGATTGAGAAGGAGCGCATGGAGCAGGTTAAGCGTGTTGCCGGCAAGGAGCCGCTTTTCACTCTGCGGCCCTATAAGGCGATGAAGGTCGGAGTAGTCACAACGGGGTCGGAAGTGGCAAAGGGGCTTATAAACGACGGCTTTACACCCGTGCTCGCACAAAAGCTGAAGGCATTCGGACTTGCCGTTGACGCGCATCGCATTTCCGATGACGGCATCGAAAATACGAAGGCGGCCATTTTGGAGCTCTTGGATCTCGGCATGGATATGATTCTCTGTACGGGCGGCATGAGTGTCGATCCGGATGACCGCACGCCTGCGGCAATCCGTGACAGCGGGGCGGAGGTCGTATCCTACGGCGCTCCGATCCTGCCGGGAGCGATGTTCCTTGTGGCGTATATGGAGCGCGATGACAGGGTGATCCCGATACTGGGACTGCCCGGCTGTGTCATGTTTGAGACGGCGACGGTCTTTGACATATTCCTGCCGCGCATATTGACGGGCGAGCGGCTGCGCCGCGAGGATATCGTCGGTCTCGGTATCGGCGGGCTGTGCATGCACTGTAGGGTCTGTCATTTTCCCGTGTGCGGGTTCGGTAAGGAGTGATACGATGCAGGATATATCACTGGAGCAGGCAATCTCCATGCTCTTGGAGCATACGGAGGCAATCGGGGAGACAGAGACGGTTCCTCTTTTGGAAGCTGCGGGACGAATTCTCGCCGAGGAGGTGAGAGCGCCTTTTCCGCAGCCTCCTTTTGATCGATCCCCGCTTGACGGCTATACGTTTGCGGCGGCCGCTACAGACGGCGCAACAGAGGAAAAACCTGCGACACTTTGCATCATCGGTGAGGAATGTGCGGGCGATTTCTTTCATGGCACCGTCGCCT
This portion of the Selenomonas sp. TAMA-11512 genome encodes:
- a CDS encoding anaerobic C4-dicarboxylate transporter, with the translated sequence MEIAAAFIVLLACLLVGVHHGGIGLAVISGFGLVIYVFGFGYQPGVPPVGVMLTILAVVTCAGFLQTSGGLTVMLKYAEKFLRSNPKRVTIFAPLTTWFLTVLCGTGHVCYTMFPIIYDIAIKQNIRPERPMAASSIAAQMAICASPVSVAVVSMLAFMHQFGYEYTILQILGVSIPATFTGVLCAALYSYNRGKDLDKDEDFQKLISDPEQREYVYGNTESLMGKELPSSYYRAMMIFFIGILVIACLGNFPDLLPSFEKGGKMVHPSMTDIIQIIMLSIAAIILYACKVKASDVGNSQVFRAGIVALVSVYGVAWLANTAFASHMTVMKEALGAAVQDYPWAYAILAFFTSKLVNSQAAAIAIVVPMALGIGMDPVLVMSFISACYGYFFLPTYPSDLACIGFDRSGTTKIGKFIINHSFMIPGLIGVIAGCGMGYVVAHIIL
- a CDS encoding ISLre2 family transposase — encoded protein: METIVTEILEIIKGTKDNISQEEQLRSYFETLICRAVSEAFERIDKELAKRYAAKGWHVERLDARCVQASYGTIQIRRRRMKKEGEASIYPLDKEVGIRPYRRYTAYLEYVIACIAAKSVYRDTAAVVNLLSPVTISHQQVAHVVRRVGETYGAWEKLQESTDPMEETELRRPEVLYIEGDGLMLHGQNKKQIELHRFQIAEGVQENGNRRTLIGTHYVANLDHEKAKESLLHYLGSHYDLTHTLVLSNSDGGAGYTCGVFEEILGSVGQHEHFLDWYHVQRKCRERLLWANSTLCKKLHKALYIHEREEVSLVLDTVESMSQDERQTEQVELLRKYIERNWIYLAGLEERGIGEYRKLLGTCESNHRLYSYRMKKQGRRWSRAGGEAMVKIITGLKNGDLREAMAAKAEWFNAKVGRDFRGAVREALKRRKSTTYDGVRHGRITVSAPMSSGIGHLSKCFA
- a CDS encoding molybdopterin-binding protein, whose translation is MQEVRTEDSVGRILCHDLTQIIRGVTKDARFRKGHVVQKEDIPILLSMGKEHLYVWEEDAAMLHEEDAAAILRDLCLNAGMSAGEPKEGKIEIKAEIDGVFYVDRKRFQAVNMLPDMSMATIPQYMPVKKGTKLAGMRIVPLMIEKERMEQVKRVAGKEPLFTLRPYKAMKVGVVTTGSEVAKGLINDGFTPVLAQKLKAFGLAVDAHRISDDGIENTKAAILELLDLGMDMILCTGGMSVDPDDRTPAAIRDSGAEVVSYGAPILPGAMFLVAYMERDDRVIPILGLPGCVMFETATVFDIFLPRILTGERLRREDIVGLGIGGLCMHCRVCHFPVCGFGKE